From Cydia strobilella chromosome 4, ilCydStro3.1, whole genome shotgun sequence, the proteins below share one genomic window:
- the LOC134740630 gene encoding probable RNA methyltransferase CG11342: protein MTSEDLNHLGNDPGAVKFGNFINYYSFHNVEHRTNNLNKQMFPAPAANEPFLCLDIGCNTGELTKDLYQYLKTIYPGNDIHMLAVDVDPTLIARAQETIQIPNITFMTCNIMSDNDQKLIQNYSKSYRKKRFDVTFCFSVTMWIHLNNGDDGLLDFINYIKKISRSIIIEPQPWKCYRNAQRRLKKSGSTFPLYDSLKIRSDVEFVIENKVNEGTHEKVCGSLNPSWNRKILSFHDTKELITK, encoded by the coding sequence ATGACAAGTGAAGATCTTAATCATCTGGGTAATGATCCAGGTGCTGTAAAATTTGGTAATTTTATCAACTATTACTCATTTCATAATGTGGAGCACAGAACGAATAACCTAAACAAACAGATGTTCCCCGCACCTGCTGCTAATGAACCATTCTTGTGCTTAGACATTGGCTGCAACACGGGAGAACTTACAAAAGACCTATATCAATACTTGAAAACAATTTACCCAGGAAATGATATACACATGCTGGCCGTTGACGTTGATCCAACACTGATCGCAAGAGCACAAGAAACCATTCAAATCCCTAATATTACATTTATGACTTGCAATATTATgtctgataatgatcagaaatTAATTCAAAACTATTCGAAAAGCTATCGAAAAAAGAGATTTGATGTAACTTTTTGTTTTTCTGTCACAATGTGGATACATCTAAATAATGGAGATGATGGTCTATTAGATTTTATCAactatatcaaaaaaatatctaGATCAATTATTATAGAGCCACAACCATGGAAATGTTACAGAAATGCCCaaagaagattaaaaaaatcTGGTAGCACATTCCCCTTATATGATTCATTAAAAATCAGAAGTGATGTGGAGTTTGTCATAGAAAATAAGGTTAATGAAGGCACACATGAGAAAGTATGTGGTTCTCTGAACCCATCATGGAATAGAAAGATTTTAAGTTTTCATGATACAAAGgaattgattacaaaataa